A genomic stretch from Anaerolineales bacterium includes:
- a CDS encoding DUF1684 domain-containing protein, with protein sequence MSELQTFRKEKDEFFLTSPHSPLTADQKASFSGLLYFPENEALNLDVDIESFPKGDEIQIQTNTGDVQQYERFGRFTFEVDGESASLTIYVNQSGYFLPFVDSLAGEETYPAGRYLEPEPQADGRFHIDFNMAYNPYCAYGPHWSCPITPAENRLNVPIRAGEKIFEAH encoded by the coding sequence ATGTCAGAGCTGCAAACCTTTCGCAAAGAAAAGGACGAATTCTTCCTCACCAGTCCGCACAGCCCGCTGACTGCGGATCAAAAGGCTTCGTTCAGCGGGTTGCTGTACTTTCCGGAGAACGAGGCGCTCAACCTCGATGTAGATATTGAAAGTTTCCCCAAAGGAGATGAGATTCAAATCCAGACCAATACGGGTGACGTGCAGCAATATGAACGCTTTGGCCGCTTCACGTTCGAAGTCGACGGCGAATCTGCGTCGTTGACCATCTACGTCAATCAAAGCGGGTACTTCCTGCCCTTCGTCGATTCTTTGGCTGGAGAGGAAACCTACCCGGCCGGGCGCTACCTGGAGCCGGAGCCTCAGGCGGATGGGCGTTTCCATATCGATTTCAACATGGCCTACAACCCATACTGTGCCTACGGCCCGCATTGGTCTTGTCCCATTACGCCTGCCGAAAATCGATTGAACGTGCCCATACGCGCCGGAGAGAAGATTTTCGAAGCACATTAG